A genomic window from Candidatus Pelagisphaera phototrophica includes:
- a CDS encoding orotidine 5'-phosphate decarboxylase / HUMPS family protein: MAQISLDLVEIPEALETAEMAMLAGVDWLEAGTPLILAEGMLGVRTLRDRFPDTPIVADLKTMDGGWLEAEIMAKSGATQVVLMLQAHEETIRCVVQAGKDLGVEVMGENLGSDDMVAGAKRLEDLCCDYVIHHIGYDERRGIAARGERQPNPLDQLAEIVQAVSIPVQAVGGLTIEQAIKTPEYGAPLFVLGAPLTIDADSLRTADGYLESSLRMICEKVHAYGDVVVG; this comes from the coding sequence ATTGCCCAAATTTCCCTTGATCTTGTAGAAATTCCCGAAGCACTTGAAACGGCTGAAATGGCCATGCTGGCCGGAGTCGATTGGCTGGAGGCGGGGACTCCGCTCATTCTGGCCGAAGGCATGCTTGGGGTTCGCACTCTACGTGACCGGTTTCCGGATACGCCGATTGTAGCTGATTTGAAAACGATGGATGGAGGTTGGCTAGAGGCGGAGATCATGGCCAAGTCAGGCGCGACCCAGGTCGTGTTAATGTTGCAGGCTCACGAAGAAACCATTCGCTGTGTCGTGCAAGCGGGAAAGGATCTTGGTGTCGAGGTGATGGGCGAAAATTTAGGAAGTGACGATATGGTCGCGGGTGCAAAACGGCTTGAGGACCTATGTTGTGACTATGTGATTCACCATATTGGATACGATGAGAGGAGGGGGATTGCGGCAAGGGGAGAGCGTCAACCCAATCCACTCGATCAGCTGGCGGAGATCGTCCAGGCGGTGAGCATACCGGTGCAAGCAGTGGGTGGATTGACCATCGAACAGGCCATAAAGACTCCAGAGTATGGAGCTCCATTGTTCGTTTTGGGTGCTCCCTTAACGATCGATGCCGATTCCTTGAGAACGGCAGACGGATATTTGGAATCGTCGCTCCGGATGATCTGCGAGAAGGTGCATGCCTATGGAGATGTGGTGGTGGGTTAG
- a CDS encoding sulfatase-like hydrolase/transferase: MIKQSFYATLSVFFGFVSGCFYTFGAAADHPNIVVILTDDQGYADISFNPDHPKEVSTPHMDALAEEGVFFSQAYTSGPVCSPTRAGIMLGQYQQRVGIYTAGDGGRGFDPEMSIFPSFLPDQYTSMAIGKWHLGLDNDYPELKWHAMNRGFDEAYKFMGRGGHDYFESKGVNGDDYAPIYRNKARILADEYEGYLTTRLTEEAVSFIDRQKEDPFFLYLAYNAVHTPAQAPREDIDFYKNKYPYLSDTRAILMAMLYHLDEGVGAVVNKLKAEGIWDKTLLIFLTDNGGAGAMEANNGSLRGFKQMLFEGGIRTPWIVSWPAKFPGGRSIDTPVISFDILPTVLDALGMEVDRALDGKSLLPLIEGAVQTHHAALHWDIAGPRKEWAVRQGDWKLFSSRGKQELYHLGKDPHEATDVIDLNPAKAKELLELHKKWKRDVEASSGK, from the coding sequence ATGATCAAACAGTCTTTCTACGCGACGCTATCGGTTTTTTTCGGGTTTGTTTCTGGGTGTTTTTATACATTTGGGGCTGCGGCGGACCATCCCAACATCGTCGTTATCTTGACTGATGACCAGGGATACGCGGATATCAGTTTCAATCCAGATCATCCCAAGGAAGTGTCGACGCCGCACATGGATGCGCTGGCCGAGGAAGGGGTTTTCTTTTCTCAGGCATACACGAGTGGACCGGTTTGTTCACCCACACGGGCAGGAATCATGCTGGGCCAGTACCAGCAGCGGGTAGGGATCTATACCGCGGGTGACGGCGGTCGGGGATTCGATCCGGAAATGTCGATTTTCCCCTCGTTCTTGCCCGACCAATACACGAGTATGGCGATTGGGAAATGGCACTTGGGTTTGGATAACGACTACCCTGAGTTGAAGTGGCACGCCATGAACCGCGGCTTCGATGAGGCGTATAAATTTATGGGACGAGGTGGGCATGATTACTTTGAGTCGAAAGGAGTCAATGGCGACGACTATGCACCTATCTATCGCAACAAGGCACGTATTCTAGCTGATGAATACGAAGGCTATCTAACCACGCGGCTAACAGAAGAAGCGGTTTCCTTTATTGACCGCCAGAAAGAGGATCCGTTTTTCCTCTACCTCGCCTACAACGCAGTGCACACCCCCGCCCAGGCCCCTAGGGAGGATATTGATTTTTACAAGAACAAGTATCCGTATCTTTCAGATACACGGGCTATTTTGATGGCGATGCTATATCATTTAGATGAAGGAGTGGGAGCGGTGGTTAATAAGCTCAAAGCCGAGGGTATCTGGGATAAAACCCTGCTCATTTTTCTGACTGACAATGGAGGAGCGGGAGCGATGGAGGCCAACAATGGTTCGTTGCGTGGCTTTAAGCAGATGCTCTTCGAAGGGGGGATCCGAACGCCATGGATCGTTAGTTGGCCGGCGAAGTTCCCAGGAGGTCGATCGATCGATACGCCGGTCATTTCATTTGATATACTCCCGACGGTGCTTGATGCGCTCGGAATGGAAGTCGATCGGGCCTTAGACGGGAAAAGTCTGTTGCCGTTAATTGAGGGTGCAGTGCAAACGCACCATGCGGCTCTCCATTGGGATATAGCTGGACCCAGAAAAGAATGGGCGGTGCGTCAGGGGGACTGGAAGCTATTCAGCTCGCGGGGCAAGCAAGAGCTCTACCACTTGGGGAAGGATCCACATGAAGCGACTGACGTGATCGATTTGAATCCAGCCAAAGCGAAGGAGCTCTTGGAGTTGCATAAGAAATGGAAAAGAGACGTCGAAGCATCGTCGGGCAAGTGA